Within the Hypericibacter adhaerens genome, the region GGCCCGACGCCAGGAGATCGCCGATGGCCGCCATGGCGAGGTTCATGCCTCCTCGGCGAGCTGGGCCAGGCGGCTCGCCTGGTCGTCGGCGATCAGCGCGTCGATCAGCTCGTCGAGCCCGCCGCCCTCCATCACCGCCTCGATCTTGTAGAGGGTCATGTTGATGCGGTGGTCGGTGACGCGGCCTTGCGGGAAGTTGTAGGTGCGGATGCGTTCCGAGCGGTCGCCCGAGCCGACCTGGCTCTTGCGCGAGGCGGCCCGCTCGGCCTCGCGCTTGGTGCGCTCCATCTCGAACAGGCGCGCGCGCAGCACCTTCAGCGCCTTGGCCTTGTTCTTGTGCTGCGATTTCTCGTCCTGCTGCTGCACCACGAGGCCGGTCGGGATGTGGGTGATGCGGACCGCGCTGTCGGTGGTGTTGACCGACTGACCGCCGGGACCCGACGCGCGGAAGACGTCGATGCGCAGATCCTTCTCGTCGATCTGGATATCGACCTCCTCGGCCTCGGGCAGCACCGCCACCGTCGCCGCGGAGGTATGGATGCGCCCGCTGCCTTCGGTCGCCGGCACGCGCTGGACGCGATGCACGCCCGATTCGAACTTGAGGCGCGCGAAGACGCCGCGCCCCGAGATCGAGGCGATCGCCTCCTTGTAGCCGCCGAGCCCGGTCTCGTTGATGCTGATGATCTCGAACTTCCAGTTATGCAGCTCGGCATAGCGCCGGTACATGCGGAAGAGTTCGGCCGCGAACAGCGCCGCCTCCTCGCCCCCGGTGCCGGCGCGCACCTCGAGGATGGCGTCGCGCTCGTCGGCCTCGTCTTTCGGCAGCAGCAGCAGCTTGAGCCGCTGGTCGATCTCCTGGAGGCGCGTCTTGGCCGCGCGCAGCTCCTCGTCGGCCAGCGCCCGCATCTCGGGCTCGGCCGCCGCGTCCTGGCTCAGGCTGGCCAGCTCCTCGACCTCG harbors:
- the prfA gene encoding peptide chain release factor 1, whose product is MNLDLKLDRVVLRHEELAHLLAAEGKRDAQEFARMAKEYSDLAPTVETILELRKAQGEVEELASLSQDAAAEPEMRALADEELRAAKTRLQEIDQRLKLLLLPKDEADERDAILEVRAGTGGEEAALFAAELFRMYRRYAELHNWKFEIISINETGLGGYKEAIASISGRGVFARLKFESGVHRVQRVPATEGSGRIHTSAATVAVLPEAEEVDIQIDEKDLRIDVFRASGPGGQSVNTTDSAVRITHIPTGLVVQQQDEKSQHKNKAKALKVLRARLFEMERTKREAERAASRKSQVGSGDRSERIRTYNFPQGRVTDHRINMTLYKIEAVMEGGGLDELIDALIADDQASRLAQLAEEA